A region of Pyxidicoccus parkwaysis DNA encodes the following proteins:
- a CDS encoding MaoC family dehydratase, whose amino-acid sequence MRYFDDFQQGEVSEYGPYVISREEIIAFAKQFDPQPFHLSDEGGRDSIFGGIIASGWHTASICHKIIVEGLLGKAASLGSPGLDELRWLKPVRPGDSLTVRTEVLSTTPSRSKQDRGAIKFRFEVRNQHGDVVMSEVANALFARRTA is encoded by the coding sequence ATGCGCTACTTCGACGACTTCCAGCAGGGTGAGGTGAGCGAGTACGGGCCGTACGTCATCTCGCGCGAGGAAATCATCGCCTTCGCCAAGCAGTTCGATCCGCAGCCGTTCCACCTGAGCGACGAGGGCGGCCGCGACAGCATCTTCGGCGGCATCATCGCCAGCGGATGGCACACCGCCTCCATCTGCCACAAAATCATCGTGGAGGGACTGCTGGGCAAGGCCGCCAGCCTTGGCTCTCCCGGCCTGGACGAATTGCGCTGGCTCAAGCCCGTGCGTCCCGGGGACTCGCTGACGGTCCGCACGGAGGTACTCTCCACCACGCCGTCGCGCAGCAAGCAGGACCGCGGCGCCATCAAGTTCCGCTTCGAGGTCCGCAACCAGCACGGCGACGTGGTGATGAGCGAAGTGGCCAACGCGCTCTTCGCCCGGCGCACGGCATAG
- a CDS encoding FG-GAP repeat domain-containing protein, with product MKSSRVLGRGAAWTLGLLLVGCGGGSVDSREEQQPPSEEPPFVPIEEVPSSGTIAPAPAAGDSGAPNDGSDGSDGTDAGAPAGDDSGTPPPDVGEPPASGGPAQHGRHWRASYYAGVAPGGLAVGDLNGDGAPDVAVNDLGAGLLSQYKAPKGGFVVLLNDGKGGLEKPSTRRSLPSSSGRIAVGHGDADGVLDVVLGTHGGALFLAGKGDGSFVDASTPLARGHISNLGFWSGQGEGAPRVWAVGSDEPGYQGPPTDAGFGLLVSTGSGLLQPRGINWVDGQPLVPWTDEATAAAVGDFNGDGHLDIVLSSDRWPLSRFFETPAHTFMGEILAERRVDLLTSADVNGDGRADLVAVDGKELWTYLGRSDGNFSLGLMQVLPTQPSRVVVADVDDDRKPDVLLLDREAGQLTLWRGNGRGGFDAHAVLATGRQPSDAAVADLDRDGVSELLVAEAGDNVVSVYTVPREPVTEAPLTPRCPMNLRDDVAPGAAPEPLLTMKAGVGTEKVAVADFDGNGHLDLALGTYDSGVRLLLGDADGHFRTHDVLRGRNVEHLAAGDFDGDGRTDLAVVGMYGAHLVWGRGQGDFEEETTYIHASVAGGGHLVAADFNHDGRMDLAASLTAWCNTWGYLLMNQGGRDLKLTALPDHNIENDDQCGSNIRPIVADFNRDGLLDLVHTTLALNLNYLTKEGAVLPGEGFNAVQYTSGRGTYSAGDVDGDGAVDLLLSDEMGLRVLRGDAGGTLESELSCRLDAAGKAQLEAVDVNADGITDLLGRDSAGVVVVSLGKGGGAYGPVMRYRVDPWPLWAAPVNVLGDSRPELVVLTASGTLTVFPTP from the coding sequence ATGAAGTCGAGCAGGGTGTTGGGGCGCGGGGCCGCGTGGACGCTGGGGTTGTTGCTCGTGGGCTGTGGTGGCGGGAGCGTGGATTCGCGAGAGGAGCAACAGCCTCCCTCGGAGGAGCCGCCCTTCGTTCCCATCGAGGAGGTTCCGAGCAGCGGAACCATCGCCCCGGCTCCGGCCGCAGGGGACTCCGGCGCTCCGAATGATGGAAGCGACGGAAGTGACGGCACCGACGCGGGTGCGCCAGCCGGGGATGACAGCGGAACGCCACCTCCGGACGTGGGCGAACCTCCCGCGTCAGGAGGCCCCGCCCAGCACGGCAGGCACTGGCGCGCGTCGTACTACGCGGGCGTGGCGCCGGGTGGCCTCGCCGTGGGCGACCTCAACGGCGACGGCGCACCGGATGTCGCGGTCAACGACCTGGGGGCCGGCCTCCTGAGCCAGTACAAGGCTCCGAAGGGCGGCTTCGTCGTGCTGCTGAACGATGGGAAGGGGGGGCTGGAGAAGCCCTCCACGCGACGCAGCCTCCCTTCCTCCTCGGGGCGGATTGCCGTCGGGCATGGCGACGCGGATGGCGTGTTGGATGTGGTGCTGGGCACGCATGGGGGAGCCCTCTTCCTTGCCGGCAAGGGAGATGGCTCGTTCGTCGACGCGTCCACGCCCCTGGCTCGCGGCCACATCTCGAACCTGGGCTTCTGGTCGGGCCAGGGCGAAGGGGCTCCCCGCGTCTGGGCCGTGGGGAGTGACGAGCCCGGATACCAGGGGCCTCCTACCGATGCGGGCTTCGGGCTCCTGGTCTCCACCGGGAGCGGCCTGCTCCAGCCCCGTGGAATCAATTGGGTGGATGGGCAACCGCTGGTGCCGTGGACCGACGAGGCCACGGCGGCCGCGGTCGGAGACTTCAACGGGGACGGCCACCTGGACATCGTCCTCTCCTCGGACCGGTGGCCGCTGTCACGCTTCTTCGAGACGCCGGCGCATACCTTCATGGGGGAGATTCTCGCGGAGCGGCGCGTCGACCTGCTCACGAGCGCGGACGTCAACGGCGATGGTCGCGCGGACCTCGTGGCGGTGGATGGGAAGGAGCTCTGGACGTACCTGGGGAGGAGCGATGGAAACTTCTCCCTCGGCCTCATGCAGGTCCTGCCCACGCAGCCGAGCCGCGTCGTCGTCGCGGATGTGGATGATGACAGGAAGCCGGACGTGCTGCTGCTGGACCGTGAGGCCGGTCAACTCACGCTCTGGCGCGGCAACGGCAGGGGAGGCTTCGATGCGCACGCCGTGCTCGCCACGGGCCGTCAGCCGAGCGACGCCGCCGTGGCCGACCTGGACCGCGATGGCGTGTCCGAGCTGCTGGTGGCGGAAGCGGGCGACAACGTCGTCTCCGTCTACACCGTCCCACGCGAGCCCGTGACCGAGGCACCCCTCACACCTCGCTGCCCCATGAACCTGCGTGACGACGTGGCCCCGGGCGCCGCGCCCGAGCCGCTGCTGACGATGAAGGCCGGCGTGGGGACGGAGAAGGTGGCGGTGGCTGACTTCGACGGCAACGGGCACCTGGACCTCGCACTGGGGACCTACGACAGCGGCGTGCGGCTGCTTCTGGGGGACGCGGACGGGCACTTCCGGACGCACGACGTGCTCCGGGGAAGGAACGTCGAGCACCTCGCGGCGGGGGACTTCGACGGCGATGGCCGGACCGACCTGGCCGTGGTCGGCATGTATGGTGCCCACCTGGTGTGGGGCCGAGGGCAGGGAGACTTCGAAGAGGAGACGACGTACATCCATGCGTCCGTGGCGGGAGGCGGACACCTGGTGGCCGCGGACTTCAACCACGACGGGCGAATGGACCTGGCCGCGAGCCTCACCGCGTGGTGCAACACATGGGGCTACCTCCTGATGAACCAGGGAGGACGCGACCTGAAGCTGACCGCGCTGCCCGACCACAACATCGAGAATGACGACCAGTGTGGCAGCAACATCCGGCCCATCGTCGCCGACTTCAACCGGGACGGGCTGCTGGACCTCGTCCACACGACGCTCGCGCTCAACCTCAACTACCTGACGAAGGAGGGAGCGGTGCTTCCGGGCGAAGGCTTCAACGCCGTGCAATACACGAGCGGCCGTGGCACCTACAGCGCGGGCGACGTCGACGGTGATGGAGCGGTGGACCTGCTCCTGTCCGATGAGATGGGGCTGCGCGTCCTGCGCGGTGACGCGGGCGGCACGCTCGAGTCCGAGTTGTCGTGCCGGCTGGATGCTGCGGGAAAGGCGCAACTGGAGGCGGTGGACGTCAATGCCGATGGCATCACCGACCTGCTCGGGAGGGATTCGGCGGGCGTTGTCGTGGTGAGCCTGGGCAAGGGTGGCGGCGCCTACGGTCCCGTGATGCGCTACCGGGTGGACCCCTGGCCGCTGTGGGCCGCACCGGTGAACGTGCTCGGTGACTCGCGGCCGGAGCTGGTGGTGCTGACGGCGTCCGGAACGCTGACGGTATTCCCCACTCCGTGA
- a CDS encoding DUF192 domain-containing protein: MRWRVNNETRQKLLADRAEQATGFLQRFKGLMGRRSLAVGEGLHILPCNSIHTFFMRIPIDVVFLDRQGVIVKQLSALPPWRATSVYFQSRSVLELPAGVLDASGTREGDRLTFEEVS; encoded by the coding sequence ATGCGCTGGAGGGTGAACAACGAGACGCGGCAGAAGCTCCTGGCGGACCGGGCCGAGCAGGCCACCGGGTTCCTCCAGCGCTTCAAGGGGCTGATGGGGCGACGCTCGCTCGCCGTGGGCGAGGGGCTGCACATCCTCCCCTGCAACTCCATCCACACGTTCTTCATGCGCATCCCCATCGACGTGGTGTTCCTGGACCGCCAGGGCGTCATCGTCAAGCAGTTGTCCGCGCTCCCGCCCTGGCGGGCAACCTCCGTCTACTTCCAATCACGCTCCGTGTTGGAGTTGCCGGCGGGCGTCCTGGACGCGAGCGGCACCCGAGAGGGTGACCGGTTGACCTTCGAAGAGGTCTCCTGA
- a CDS encoding aminoglycoside phosphotransferase family protein: MELEAALRDQVGQAIGRPVPHAAIKKLKGDASNRSYYRVGAAPESWVVMVMPLDATKKSEEATKGEPPKELPFVNVHRYLDKLGVRVPRILRYDEPAGMMVLEDLSDITFESALEGGKHREALYTRAVDLLARLRAQAEKHQDPECLAFTRAFDEDLYDWELHHFREWGLEAWSGKQPTAAERTELDSTFRSIAKQLAAAPRGFTHRDYQSRNIMVKEGELVVIDFQDALQGPRQYDLVALLRDSYVELDRNFVDGMLDRYIATFQEASGERIDAASFKSFFDLLTIQRKLKDAGRFEFINRVKGNPGFLVSIPASLRYVRDAFARKPELRKLQDLVAKYVPELAA; this comes from the coding sequence ATGGAACTCGAGGCCGCCCTGCGCGACCAGGTGGGACAGGCCATTGGCCGTCCCGTTCCCCATGCCGCCATCAAGAAGCTGAAGGGCGACGCCAGCAACCGCTCGTACTACCGCGTTGGCGCGGCGCCGGAGAGCTGGGTGGTGATGGTGATGCCCCTGGACGCGACGAAGAAGAGCGAGGAGGCCACCAAGGGTGAGCCCCCGAAGGAGCTGCCCTTCGTCAACGTGCACCGCTACCTGGACAAGCTGGGCGTGCGCGTGCCGCGCATCCTCCGCTACGACGAGCCGGCGGGGATGATGGTGCTCGAGGACCTGAGCGACATCACCTTCGAGTCCGCGCTGGAGGGCGGCAAGCACCGCGAGGCGCTCTACACCCGCGCGGTGGACCTGCTCGCGCGCCTGCGCGCGCAGGCGGAGAAGCACCAGGACCCCGAGTGCCTCGCCTTCACGCGCGCGTTCGACGAGGACCTGTACGACTGGGAATTGCACCACTTCCGCGAGTGGGGCCTGGAGGCGTGGAGCGGCAAGCAGCCCACCGCCGCCGAGCGCACCGAGCTCGACAGCACCTTCCGGAGCATCGCGAAGCAGCTCGCCGCCGCGCCGCGTGGCTTCACGCACCGCGACTACCAGAGCCGCAACATCATGGTGAAGGAGGGCGAGCTGGTCGTCATCGACTTCCAGGACGCGCTCCAGGGCCCGCGCCAGTACGACCTGGTGGCCCTGCTTCGCGACAGCTACGTGGAGCTGGACCGCAACTTCGTGGACGGCATGCTGGACCGCTACATCGCGACGTTCCAGGAGGCGAGCGGCGAGCGCATCGACGCGGCGTCGTTCAAGTCGTTCTTCGACCTGCTCACCATCCAGCGCAAGCTGAAGGACGCGGGCCGCTTCGAGTTCATCAACCGCGTGAAGGGCAACCCGGGCTTCCTGGTGTCCATCCCCGCGTCGCTGCGCTACGTGCGAGACGCATTCGCCCGGAAGCCGGAGCTGCGCAAGCTGCAGGACCTGGTGGCGAAGTACGTCCCCGAGCTGGCCGCCTGA
- a CDS encoding pyridoxal-phosphate dependent enzyme, producing the protein MDTHDNILTAIGHTPLVKLNKLVGPNDATVLVKCEFMNPGASIKDRMALYIIEKAEREGKLKPGGTIVENTSGNTGMGVALAAAVKGYKCIFTMPDKMSLEKINRLKALGAQVVVTPTNVPAEDPRSYYETAKRLFRETPGAFMLNQYHNPDNIEAHYKLTGPEIYEQTEGKFDYFVSGLGTGGTMSGAGKFLKEKIPGLKNVGVDPEGSVYEGYFKTGKLTEPHVYKVEGIGEDMLCGAMDFKVVDDVRQVDDRQCFIAARRLAREEGIFAGGSSGAAVHVAVQLAKEVGKGKTIVVVLPDSGSSYISKFHSDEWMRDNGFMEEKGTGTVRDIIGDKRKDVKTARKGDKVDQVVETMRGHGISQMPVVTEDGRAVGMVHEYDLLNALVAGKVKFSDAIDAIVSPLQGALSPDTSIARLREVFAQDNVAVVKEGEKVVAIVTKIDLIDYLHRTAA; encoded by the coding sequence ATGGACACCCACGACAACATCCTCACCGCCATCGGTCACACGCCGCTGGTCAAGCTCAACAAGCTCGTCGGCCCGAATGACGCCACGGTGCTCGTGAAGTGCGAGTTCATGAACCCGGGCGCGTCCATCAAGGACCGCATGGCGCTCTACATCATCGAGAAGGCCGAGCGGGAGGGGAAGCTCAAGCCCGGTGGCACCATCGTGGAGAACACGTCCGGCAACACCGGCATGGGCGTGGCGCTGGCGGCGGCGGTGAAGGGCTACAAGTGCATCTTCACCATGCCGGACAAGATGTCCCTGGAGAAGATCAACCGCCTCAAGGCCCTGGGCGCGCAGGTGGTGGTGACGCCGACCAACGTGCCGGCCGAGGACCCGCGCAGCTACTACGAGACGGCCAAGCGCCTGTTCCGCGAGACGCCGGGCGCCTTCATGCTGAACCAGTACCACAACCCGGACAACATCGAGGCGCACTACAAGCTCACCGGTCCGGAGATCTACGAGCAGACCGAGGGCAAGTTCGACTACTTCGTCTCGGGCCTGGGCACCGGCGGCACGATGAGCGGCGCCGGCAAGTTCCTCAAGGAGAAGATTCCCGGCCTGAAGAACGTGGGCGTGGACCCGGAGGGCTCCGTCTACGAGGGCTACTTCAAGACGGGCAAGCTGACCGAGCCGCACGTCTACAAGGTGGAAGGCATCGGCGAGGACATGCTGTGCGGCGCCATGGACTTCAAGGTCGTGGACGACGTGCGGCAGGTGGATGACCGCCAGTGCTTCATCGCGGCGCGGCGGCTGGCGCGCGAGGAGGGCATCTTCGCGGGTGGCTCTTCCGGAGCGGCGGTGCACGTGGCCGTGCAGCTGGCGAAGGAAGTGGGCAAGGGCAAGACGATTGTCGTGGTGCTCCCCGACTCGGGCAGCAGCTACATCAGCAAGTTCCACTCGGACGAGTGGATGCGCGACAACGGCTTCATGGAGGAGAAGGGCACCGGCACGGTGCGGGACATCATTGGCGACAAGCGCAAGGACGTGAAGACGGCGCGCAAGGGCGACAAGGTGGACCAGGTGGTGGAGACGATGCGGGGCCACGGCATCAGCCAGATGCCCGTCGTCACCGAGGACGGCCGCGCGGTGGGCATGGTGCACGAGTACGACCTGCTCAACGCGCTGGTCGCCGGGAAGGTGAAGTTCTCGGACGCCATCGACGCCATCGTCTCGCCGCTGCAGGGCGCGCTGTCGCCGGACACCAGCATCGCCCGCCTGCGCGAGGTCTTCGCGCAGGACAACGTCGCGGTGGTGAAGGAGGGCGAGAAGGTCGTGGCCATCGTCACGAAGATCGACCTCATCGACTACCTGCACCGCACGGCGGCGTAG
- a CDS encoding tRNA (cytidine(34)-2'-O)-methyltransferase codes for MLEPLARPLHLVLVSPQIPPNTGNVARLCAVTGCRLILVEPLGFSIDDRHLKRAGLDYWDKVFLRLYPTYAAYVADYPEARRWLFSARAGTSLYEARFQEGDHLVFGSEVTGLLPEVMEGGSGTPVTIPMLAERRSLNLSTSVGIGAYEALRQVAFSGAARQAPPAS; via the coding sequence ATGCTCGAACCCCTGGCGCGTCCGCTGCATCTCGTCCTGGTGTCCCCCCAGATTCCGCCCAACACGGGCAACGTGGCCCGCCTGTGCGCGGTGACGGGCTGCCGCCTCATCCTCGTGGAGCCGCTGGGGTTCTCCATCGACGACAGGCACCTGAAGCGGGCGGGGCTGGACTACTGGGACAAGGTGTTCCTCCGGCTGTATCCCACCTATGCGGCGTACGTCGCGGACTACCCGGAGGCCCGGCGGTGGCTGTTCTCCGCGCGGGCCGGGACGTCGCTGTACGAGGCGCGCTTCCAGGAGGGGGACCACCTCGTGTTCGGCTCGGAAGTTACAGGCCTGTTGCCCGAGGTGATGGAGGGTGGCTCGGGGACGCCGGTGACGATTCCCATGCTCGCGGAGCGTAGGAGTCTGAACCTGTCCACGTCGGTGGGGATTGGCGCGTACGAGGCGCTGCGTCAGGTGGCGTTCAGCGGAGCGGCCAGGCAGGCACCCCCGGCAAGTTGA
- a CDS encoding FG-GAP repeat domain-containing protein, translating to MKRNGAWGRAARGSACALGMLLFAACSGGADSEDEQQPPPDESPMPAPDSGSDAGFDPEIPDGGNIMEPPDTDAGADGGTSHVPDAGAPDGGSQPGGDGGTDAGTPGSDGGTSSPDAGVPPASGGPARHGQQWRASYYAGVSPGGLAVADFNGDGAPDVAVNDRGAGFYSEYKARSGHFVLLLNDGKGALRKPAWRRELHSSSGRIAAGHADGDGLADVVLGTRYGAQLYTGWGNGTFVEEPLHLAGGEISSLGFWPGNATTPPHTWALGGSNDNDGPNTSSAFGILVSDGPGSFVPHPFNRKESQSVINLFDENTAATVSDFDGDGHMDVVLATSYWPLTRFSENASGYYAPFELVDRRPDLLATADLDADGHNDLVAVDGKELWTYLGRADGSFSTGLMTAISTQASQLVVADVDADGKPDVVLVHREAGQVSLWRGNGSGGFEKPQVLATGRQPSDAAVADLDRDGTAELLVAEAGDNVVSVYTVPRAPHTEAPIAPRCPMVLQDAQAGGPAPEPLLTMTAAGMGNVQASLEPVAVGDFDGDTHTDLALRGRERGVRLLLGDGEGRLQARDVIQDADFFQVAAGDFNGDGLSDLATLSWHGLQLWMNQGQGTFPKEGTVMQTYADEGGYLSVGDFNGDGRVDLAASLRTPCITRGGLLTNRGGGDMEVNSLPDHNIEPDDQCGGTAPPVAADFNGDGTLDLVHLTMALNLNYTTKEGKVVAGEGFYPPNTFGTGSAGDVDGDGRADLLMSLPGSMNVLRGDTGGTLESALECPLKAAGKAALQAVDVDGDGVVDLLGRDADSTVVVVKGAGGGRYRPVVRYPLEARPVWAAPVNLFGDAKPELVVLLKDGTLKVFPTP from the coding sequence ATGAAGCGGAATGGAGCGTGGGGGCGCGCGGCGCGCGGGTCTGCGTGCGCGCTGGGGATGCTGTTGTTCGCGGCGTGCAGCGGGGGCGCGGATTCGGAGGATGAGCAGCAGCCGCCCCCGGATGAGTCGCCCATGCCTGCCCCTGACTCTGGAAGCGATGCCGGCTTCGACCCGGAGATTCCGGACGGCGGGAACATCATGGAGCCTCCCGACACCGACGCCGGAGCGGACGGTGGCACGTCCCATGTCCCGGACGCGGGCGCACCGGATGGAGGCTCCCAGCCGGGTGGAGACGGCGGCACGGACGCGGGCACACCGGGGAGCGATGGCGGAACGTCCTCGCCGGATGCAGGCGTCCCTCCCGCGTCGGGTGGGCCAGCGCGGCACGGGCAGCAGTGGCGCGCGTCGTACTACGCGGGCGTGTCCCCGGGCGGGCTCGCGGTGGCCGACTTCAACGGCGACGGCGCGCCGGATGTCGCCGTGAATGACCGCGGCGCGGGCTTCTACAGCGAGTACAAGGCCCGGTCGGGCCACTTCGTGCTGCTGCTGAATGACGGCAAGGGCGCGCTGCGCAAGCCCGCCTGGCGCAGGGAGCTCCACAGCTCCAGCGGACGGATTGCGGCGGGACATGCGGACGGGGATGGCCTGGCGGACGTGGTGCTGGGCACGCGGTACGGCGCGCAGCTCTACACGGGCTGGGGCAATGGAACCTTCGTGGAGGAGCCCCTCCACCTCGCGGGTGGCGAAATCTCCAGCCTCGGCTTCTGGCCCGGCAACGCCACCACGCCTCCGCACACCTGGGCCCTGGGCGGCAGCAACGACAACGACGGACCGAATACCAGCAGCGCCTTCGGCATTCTTGTCTCCGACGGGCCGGGCAGCTTCGTTCCCCATCCCTTCAACCGAAAGGAGTCGCAATCGGTCATCAACCTGTTCGATGAGAACACCGCCGCTACCGTCTCCGACTTCGACGGGGATGGCCACATGGACGTCGTCCTCGCCACGAGCTACTGGCCCCTGACGCGCTTCTCCGAGAACGCCTCCGGCTACTACGCGCCGTTCGAGCTCGTGGACCGGCGACCGGACCTGCTGGCCACTGCGGATCTCGATGCCGACGGCCACAACGACCTCGTCGCGGTGGACGGCAAGGAGCTGTGGACGTACCTGGGCCGTGCGGACGGCAGCTTCTCCACTGGCCTCATGACGGCCATCTCCACCCAGGCGAGCCAGCTCGTGGTGGCGGACGTGGATGCGGACGGGAAGCCCGACGTGGTGCTCGTGCACCGGGAGGCCGGACAGGTCTCGCTGTGGCGGGGCAATGGGTCCGGCGGCTTCGAGAAGCCCCAGGTGCTGGCCACGGGCCGCCAGCCGAGCGACGCCGCCGTGGCGGACCTGGACCGGGACGGCACCGCCGAGCTCCTGGTGGCGGAAGCCGGGGACAACGTCGTCTCCGTCTACACCGTGCCGCGCGCACCGCACACCGAGGCTCCCATCGCGCCCCGCTGCCCCATGGTGCTCCAGGACGCCCAGGCCGGGGGCCCGGCGCCCGAGCCGTTGCTGACGATGACCGCCGCGGGGATGGGGAACGTGCAGGCGTCGCTGGAGCCCGTGGCGGTGGGAGACTTCGACGGCGACACGCATACCGACCTCGCGCTGCGCGGCCGCGAGCGGGGCGTGCGCCTGCTGCTCGGTGACGGCGAGGGGCGCCTCCAGGCGCGTGACGTCATCCAGGACGCCGACTTCTTCCAGGTCGCCGCGGGTGACTTCAACGGCGATGGCCTCTCCGACCTCGCCACGCTCTCCTGGCATGGCCTCCAGCTCTGGATGAACCAGGGCCAGGGCACCTTCCCCAAGGAGGGCACCGTCATGCAGACGTACGCGGACGAAGGTGGCTACCTGTCCGTGGGGGACTTCAACGGTGACGGGCGCGTGGACCTGGCCGCCAGCCTCCGCACGCCCTGCATCACACGAGGCGGCCTCCTCACCAACCGCGGTGGGGGCGACATGGAGGTGAACTCCCTGCCCGACCACAACATCGAGCCGGATGACCAGTGTGGCGGTACCGCCCCGCCCGTCGCCGCCGACTTCAACGGGGACGGCACGTTGGACCTCGTCCACCTGACCATGGCCCTCAACCTCAACTACACGACGAAGGAGGGGAAGGTGGTGGCGGGGGAGGGCTTCTATCCTCCGAACACGTTCGGCACGGGGAGCGCGGGCGACGTGGACGGGGATGGGAGGGCGGACCTGCTGATGTCGCTGCCGGGAAGCATGAACGTCCTCCGGGGTGACACGGGCGGCACGCTCGAGTCTGCGCTGGAGTGCCCGCTGAAGGCCGCGGGAAAGGCGGCGCTGCAGGCGGTGGACGTGGACGGCGACGGAGTCGTGGACCTGCTGGGCAGGGACGCCGACAGCACCGTGGTGGTGGTGAAGGGCGCGGGCGGGGGCCGCTACCGGCCCGTGGTGCGCTATCCGCTGGAGGCGCGCCCGGTGTGGGCCGCGCCGGTGAACCTGTTCGGTGACGCGAAGCCGGAGCTGGTGGTGCTGCTCAAGGACGGCACGCTGAAGGTGTTCCCCACGCCGTAG
- a CDS encoding sugar phosphate nucleotidyltransferase, whose protein sequence is MKAMVLCAGLGTRLRPLTERWPKPAMPLLGQPLLRYHLAVLKAAGVTAVGINTHHLPDTMAEVARAECARVKLPLHVVHEPVIQGTGGGIRGLRDFLAGDDFIVFNGDILYPVDLRPVVAMHRASGAVATMVLQPMPESDKYAAVELDGAGRVRRIAGHGPGGEGLTPWHFTGVHVMSPRIFDFMTAEGPEDINREVYVRAMQAGQTVRGVRVDGYWSDLGTPSRYLATVQDVLAGRVRLEWLGADSPLAGTMRGPGGAWLSPEAQVDTELVEGPVYIGRGAFVAAGASVGPGVSVGPGAKLGDGVKAQRAAVFEETEVAAGETLSEVLAWGKHRIPAPLTGR, encoded by the coding sequence ATGAAGGCGATGGTCCTCTGCGCAGGCCTGGGTACGCGCCTGCGTCCGCTCACCGAGCGCTGGCCCAAGCCGGCGATGCCGCTGCTCGGGCAACCGCTGCTGCGCTATCACCTCGCGGTGCTGAAGGCCGCGGGCGTCACGGCGGTGGGCATCAACACGCACCACCTGCCGGACACCATGGCGGAGGTGGCCCGCGCCGAGTGCGCGCGCGTGAAGCTGCCGCTGCACGTGGTGCACGAGCCCGTCATCCAGGGCACCGGCGGCGGCATCCGCGGCCTGCGCGACTTCCTCGCCGGGGATGACTTCATCGTCTTCAACGGGGACATCCTCTACCCGGTGGACCTGCGCCCCGTGGTGGCCATGCACCGGGCGTCCGGCGCGGTGGCCACCATGGTGCTCCAGCCCATGCCCGAGTCGGATAAGTACGCGGCGGTGGAGCTGGACGGCGCGGGCCGCGTGCGGCGCATCGCCGGACATGGCCCCGGCGGTGAGGGGCTGACGCCGTGGCACTTCACGGGCGTGCACGTGATGTCCCCGCGCATCTTCGACTTCATGACGGCCGAGGGGCCCGAGGACATCAACCGCGAGGTGTACGTGCGCGCCATGCAGGCCGGGCAGACGGTGCGCGGCGTGCGGGTGGACGGGTACTGGTCCGACCTCGGCACGCCTTCGCGCTACCTGGCCACGGTGCAGGACGTGCTCGCCGGGCGCGTGCGGCTGGAGTGGCTGGGCGCGGACTCGCCGCTGGCCGGCACGATGCGCGGGCCCGGGGGCGCGTGGCTGTCTCCGGAGGCGCAGGTGGACACGGAGTTGGTGGAGGGGCCCGTGTACATCGGGCGCGGCGCCTTCGTGGCGGCTGGGGCCTCGGTGGGCCCGGGCGTGTCCGTGGGCCCGGGCGCGAAGCTGGGCGACGGGGTGAAGGCGCAGCGCGCCGCCGTGTTCGAGGAGACCGAGGTGGCCGCAGGCGAGACGCTGTCCGAGGTGCTCGCGTGGGGGAAGCACCGGATTCCCGCGCCGCTCACGGGACGTTGA
- a CDS encoding Stp1/IreP family PP2C-type Ser/Thr phosphatase: protein MRIEVAGSTHVGMKRNHNEDNFLVLPEENLYCVADGMGGHSSGEIASRIAVDELGEFYRLTSKDQDSTWPFKMDKARNYDENRLATGIKLANARIFEKASIETKFKGMGTTIVTVHFASDVAYVGHVGDSRVYFFRAGTLKQVTEDHSLLNDYLKAKKLSPEEIENFPHKNVIVRALGMKENVQVDVSRVEPQEGDVFLLCSDGLSGMVTDAQMQDILQRTPELDKACGQLIDLANAAGGNDNVTCVLARYHAA, encoded by the coding sequence ATGCGTATCGAAGTCGCCGGCAGCACCCACGTCGGGATGAAGCGGAATCACAACGAGGACAACTTCCTGGTGCTCCCGGAAGAGAACCTCTACTGCGTGGCGGATGGCATGGGTGGCCATTCCTCTGGCGAGATTGCCAGCCGCATCGCGGTGGACGAGCTGGGTGAGTTCTACCGGCTGACGTCCAAGGACCAGGACAGCACCTGGCCGTTCAAGATGGACAAGGCGCGCAACTACGACGAGAACCGGCTCGCCACCGGCATCAAGCTCGCCAACGCGCGCATCTTCGAGAAGGCCAGCATCGAGACGAAGTTCAAGGGCATGGGGACGACCATCGTCACCGTCCACTTCGCCAGCGACGTGGCCTACGTGGGCCACGTGGGCGACAGCCGCGTGTACTTCTTCCGTGCCGGCACGCTCAAGCAGGTGACGGAGGACCACTCCCTGCTCAACGACTACCTCAAGGCGAAGAAGCTCTCGCCGGAGGAAATCGAAAACTTCCCGCACAAGAACGTCATCGTCCGCGCGCTGGGCATGAAGGAGAACGTCCAGGTGGACGTCTCGCGCGTGGAGCCGCAGGAGGGTGACGTCTTCCTGCTCTGCTCGGACGGCCTGAGCGGCATGGTGACGGACGCGCAGATGCAGGACATCCTCCAGCGCACCCCCGAGCTGGACAAGGCCTGCGGCCAGCTCATCGACCTCGCCAACGCCGCCGGTGGCAATGACAACGTCACCTGCGTGCTGGCGCGCTACCACGCCGCCTGA